Part of the Triticum urartu cultivar G1812 chromosome 2, Tu2.1, whole genome shotgun sequence genome, TCTTGAAATCATATTCATTTATGTTTGTCGGAAACAAAATTATTTTTTACCCCGCAATATTTTTTAACTTATTGTGTTGATAGAATAGTCATTGTATATGAATCCGTCAAGCCATCCGTTCTCCATGGACCGTTCGGATGGTCAGAATGTATTCTAGGCGGTGCACGGTGCACGCGTTTCCCTAGCCCTCGCCTTTCCGTCTATAAATACTAGAAGAACatccgtgcattgcaacggggcCACATTAACTTTAAAAGTTCAATATTAATATTCTCATATATATCAAGTGATATTGGCGACCTTTTTTACCATCAATTCCCCACACACACTCTCTgcctccctcttcctcactctctccccctctccctctctctctaacacacacacatatcCATCTTATTGGGTACGGGATCATAATCAATCTATTTCACACACACTAGTACATAACAATATAGATTATGTATATTATATTTGCCACCACAACTGAGGGAATTAATTTCATGTAAATCGGCCAGCCACAGCTCCAAGAATACGCGGAGGAGGTGGCCCGGGTCGGCGTCGGCGCCGTCCGGCACGGGCCACGGGCCCGCTTCCAAGCGCGTCTGTGCGTCGGCCATCCACGCCGTGTCCTTCAAGTGCCACTTCCATCGCACCAACTCCCAGGATCATGGCCATGGCCAGGGCCAGGGAAGCCGCCCTTCTTTGCCCCCTTCACCGGCCGCGGCCAACGCGGTGCCGCGGCACCCGGCCTCGCCGTCCTCGTCCTCCAGCACCGTCGCGACCCAGTGACGCAGCCCAAGCATCGGCCTCGAGAATCAAGAACGCTCGACAACGTCGAGGGAAGGAAAGGTCATATACATGTCATAAGAAAGAGAGTTTATTTATTGCTCCCTCGATGTATTGTTTCCTTTGTTTGGAGATTGATTACCATCCGTGAGTTAAGGTAAGGTTTACGTGATTGAGTGATTTTTTGAAAATCAATTATTTGTTTTCTAATTAATGTAATTGAGTGATTTAAGGTAaggttaattaatttagatttgatctttagagattGTTCGTGATTGATTCTACATTACTAAATAACTTGCGCCAGTATGGAAAGTTCTGATCTGTTTAGATTTCTTTCGTTGTGTGAGAAGGTGACGCGAAAATAAACCGATGAAGTGAGGGGAGGGGACGAAAAAATCTACGAAAAAAAACCAGCGAAGGTGGGAGGAGGTACCAAAAAAACCATGGAAGGTGGGAGGAGACTACCAACTGCTTCATTAGGAGTAGAAATTATTAGAGATTAAAGATTATTTGTTTTCTGaaaatctattatttgtttcctaaagcaaattgcattaatgagagagatttcgtagatttggctaaggtaggaaagaatctattatttgtttggtaaagcaaattgcattaatgggagagatccgttgatttggctaaggtagAAAAGAATTTATTATTTGTTTGCTAAAGCAAATTACATTAATAGAAGAGATccgttgatttggctaaggtaAGAAAGAAtttattatttgtttcctaaagaaaattgcattaatgagagagatttgttgatttggctaaggtaggcGGTTTTTGCGGTTCGTGGCGGCTTAGTGTGAGGTGGGACGAGGTAGCAAAAAAAACCATAAAAAGTGGGACGAAATCTGGGAGGTGGGAAAACTGTGAAAGATGGAACTAAAAAAACCTAGAAGTGAGACTAACAACTGCTCTTTTAAGAGTAGAGACTAGCCGACCCCTCCCCTTTCTCCCCTATTTTTCGCCCCGAACGCCTTCGCCTCCAGATTTAATTTGCTCGACGCCACTTCGTGCAGTTGTCTCTGGAAGAAGTTCGGCATGGATAAATGTATGCAGGTCGCTTGGTTCGCCGGCACGGACGTGATCGCCAGGCGGTCCAATTTCATCTTCTCGCCCCTTTCCGTACGCACCGGGCTCGCACTGCTCGCCACCGGCACCAACGGCGAGACGCTGAGCCAACTGCTGGCCTTCCTGGGCTCCCAGGAGCTCCACCTCCTCAACGCGGCCAGCGCCAGCCTCGTCGCCGAGATGCGCGCGTGGCCGCAGCTCACCTTCGCCGCCGGCATCTTCGCGGACAAATCGTTCTCGCTGAGGCCGGAGTTCGTGTCCGCCGCCAGCTCCGCCCACCGGGCCTCCGTGAGATCCGTGGACTTTCAGAAGCAGGTAGTTCCATAGTGGCATTTGCAGCACTAACGATAACGATAAGTACAAGTAAATTTGACTGAAAATCAATCTGCAAGTAAACATGAACGAAAAAACTAACGATAAGTACGGCATGATTAAGAAACGCGAGCACGTGACTAAGAAACTGATTTTGCATTGCATGGATCagccggcggcagcggcggctgaGGTGAACGCCCTCATCGCAGAGACCACGCGGGGCCGCATCAGCGACCTCGTCTCCCCGGACTCGTTTCAAGGCGACCCCAAGATCGTCCTCGCCAACGCCATGCACTTCAAGGCCACCTGGGCACGGAGGTTCGACCCGTCAGACACCGTCCGCCGCGACTTCCGCCGCTTCGACGGCACGTCCGTGCTGGTGCCGTTCCTCTCCGACCCCGGGATGCAGTACGCCACCAGCTTCGACGACCTCGGCTTCAAGGTCCTCCAGTGCTTCTACAAGATGGCGGGGCGCGACGGCAAGCTCGACCCAAAGGCGCCGCTCTTCTCCATGCTCGTATTCCTCCCGCACCGGCGCGACGGGCTCCGCGACCTCCTGCGGCTGGCGGTCACCGAGCCGGACTTCGTCATGCGCTGCGCTCCCCGGCGCGAGCAGGTGGTCAGCCCCTGCCTCCTCCCCAAGTTCAAGTTCTCCTTCCGGTTCGACGCCACGGACGCGCTGCGCGGCCTCGGGCTCGCCGCGCCGTTCGACCCGCTGGCCGCCGACCTGTCGGGGGCGGTGTCGAACATGCCCCCGGAAGGGCTCTACGTGTCGGCCATCGAGCAGATGTGCGCCGTCGAGGTGGACGAGGAAGGCACGACGGCGGTAGCAGCGTTCTACACGCATACGAGCCCGACCTATAGCCTGTGTgggcggccgccgccgccgccaatgAGCTTCGTGGCGGACCACCCATTCCTGTTCGCCATCGTCGAGTATGGCAAGGGCGAGGTGTTGTTCCTCGGCCACGTCGTGGACCCTTCCAGTTGAATAGTAGTGTTGATGGACGGTTTCGATTTACTCGAGAGCAAAGTAGGGCTGCGATGGATGAGGGCCCGCTCAGACAACACTTGTTTTATTGATTTATTTACCATTTCTAGATTGGTATTTTTGACGATTATTCACATATAAGTTTGTAATTCGGTGGTGATTTCCTACTCTGTTCAGAAATCCATGTCTCTGTCTCTGCACTTTAGGCACTTTGTGAGTACTTTATCTTGAAGAGAAACTGAGCCAAAAACACTTATCAAAGTTGGAAACCCTGATATTTTCAAGCCTATCCCCGTATCCCGGCTTCGATCATTTTTGGTGAACAATTATGCAGGTAGCATTTCACCTGTTAAATTCTGAATGCTTTACTACTCTGTATGTAAATACATCTGCAGGTATCCAGATAACTGAACTTAGGGTACAGAGCAAAAAGCCAAGAAACTCAGTATGTTCGTCCTCAAATATGAGACCAAGAGAGATATCGAT contains:
- the LOC125533727 gene encoding putative non-inhibitory serpin-10; the encoded protein is MNEKTNDKYGMIKKREHVTKKLILHCMDQPAAAAAEVNALIAETTRGRISDLVSPDSFQGDPKIVLANAMHFKATWARRFDPSDTVRRDFRRFDGTSVLVPFLSDPGMQYATSFDDLGFKVLQCFYKMAGRDGKLDPKAPLFSMLVFLPHRRDGLRDLLRLAVTEPDFVMRCAPRREQVVSPCLLPKFKFSFRFDATDALRGLGLAAPFDPLAADLSGAVSNMPPEGLYVSAIEQMCAVEVDEEGTTAVAAFYTHTSPTYSLCGRPPPPPMSFVADHPFLFAIVEYGKGEVLFLGHVVDPSS